Proteins encoded by one window of Ignavibacteriota bacterium:
- a CDS encoding MoxR family ATPase: MQDTEKIQLLANSIKKVKSEIGKVIIGQNDIIDQLLTALFAKGHVLLIGVPGLAKTLLIRTLSKALDLKFSRIQFTPDLMPGDISGTEIIEDNLSSGQKTFRFVKGPIFANIVLADEINRTPPKTQAALLEAMEEHAVTAAGITYTLDEPFFVLATQNPIEQEGTYPLPEAQLDRFMYNIWLDYPSLEEEINIVKSTTSINKPKVEQVLTATEIMDFQELVRKVPVSDNVIDFAVKLVRNSRPETTDQKFVKDFLSYGAGPRASQYIILGAKSNAALHGKFTPDIDDVKASALPVLRHRIVPNFNAEADNVTANEIIRRLVESVK; this comes from the coding sequence ATGCAAGATACAGAGAAAATCCAATTATTAGCAAACTCGATAAAAAAAGTTAAATCCGAAATCGGCAAAGTGATTATCGGACAGAATGACATCATAGACCAGCTCCTTACAGCACTTTTTGCTAAAGGACACGTTCTTCTCATTGGTGTGCCCGGATTGGCAAAAACTCTTTTAATCCGCACTCTCTCCAAAGCCTTAGACCTGAAATTTTCAAGGATACAGTTTACACCGGATCTTATGCCGGGTGACATCAGCGGTACTGAAATCATCGAGGATAATCTTTCCAGCGGGCAGAAAACTTTCAGGTTTGTTAAAGGACCAATTTTTGCAAATATTGTTCTTGCAGATGAAATCAATCGTACTCCCCCAAAAACACAAGCAGCACTTCTTGAAGCAATGGAGGAGCACGCTGTAACAGCTGCCGGAATAACATATACTTTAGATGAACCATTCTTTGTGCTTGCAACACAAAACCCTATCGAACAGGAAGGCACATATCCTCTTCCGGAAGCCCAGCTTGACAGGTTTATGTATAATATTTGGCTCGATTACCCGAGTTTGGAAGAAGAAATCAATATAGTGAAATCTACTACTTCAATTAATAAACCAAAAGTTGAACAAGTTCTGACTGCTACTGAGATTATGGATTTCCAGGAATTAGTGAGAAAAGTACCGGTAAGCGATAACGTAATTGACTTTGCAGTTAAATTAGTCCGTAATTCTCGTCCTGAAACAACAGACCAAAAGTTTGTGAAAGATTTTCTTAGTTATGGAGCAGGTCCTCGTGCTTCGCAGTATATTATTCTTGGTGCCAAATCAAACGCTGCTCTGCATGGAAAATTCACACCCGATATTGATGATGTAAAAGCATCTGCTTTGCCTGTATTAAGACACAGAATAGTTCCAAATTTCAATGCTGAAGCAGATAATGTTACAGCAAATGAAATTATTCGCAGATTAGTCGAATCAGTAAAATAA
- a CDS encoding DUF2279 domain-containing protein: MKIQLMLLILIIIINYNTYSIIDEINSSEISEIVYSLQNSSSEFTQELNIDNQEISNTEQNDSVLYKKPLRVDPIDFMYADNQRYTIDGNMPLLETDIDYLRFGIFAGAFTGFMVYQHIYQVNTIWSERGTFRIMEDGDYALYSDKIGHFYGAYFSGYTYSELLMWSGFSKETATLTGALMGLAYSTYVEVMDGFAEQWGFSPSDFYSDAAGFGFLLLQNYVPWFQNITPKFQYIPSEWHGDKRRSPSEFFIDDYSSQSLYFSFNVYNMLPENLQQYWLPWLQITVGYAARNLCNPTDPNSNCDYSYSTRYSDLVAGSPRFIIGLDYDLVKLLPDGIPLWNWIRQSLNYIKFPAPAIEISERGTRFMLMYPFLAL; the protein is encoded by the coding sequence ATGAAAATTCAGTTAATGTTATTAATATTGATTATTATAATCAATTATAATACTTATTCTATAATAGATGAAATCAATTCATCTGAAATCTCAGAGATAGTTTACAGCTTGCAAAATTCGAGTTCTGAATTCACTCAGGAGCTTAATATAGATAATCAGGAAATTAGTAATACAGAACAAAATGATTCTGTACTTTATAAAAAACCACTTCGTGTTGATCCAATTGATTTTATGTATGCCGATAATCAAAGATATACAATTGATGGCAATATGCCGCTACTGGAAACTGATATTGATTACCTCAGGTTCGGAATTTTTGCAGGTGCATTTACAGGATTTATGGTATATCAACATATCTATCAGGTAAACACCATTTGGTCGGAAAGAGGAACTTTCAGAATTATGGAAGATGGTGATTATGCCTTGTATTCTGATAAAATTGGACATTTCTACGGTGCATACTTCTCAGGATACACATATTCTGAATTATTGATGTGGTCTGGATTTAGTAAAGAAACTGCAACATTAACCGGTGCATTGATGGGGCTTGCGTACTCAACCTATGTAGAAGTGATGGATGGCTTTGCTGAGCAATGGGGATTTAGTCCTTCTGACTTTTATAGTGATGCAGCCGGTTTTGGCTTTTTGTTGCTTCAAAATTATGTACCTTGGTTTCAAAATATAACACCGAAGTTTCAATATATACCTTCTGAATGGCATGGTGATAAAAGGCGAAGTCCCAGTGAATTTTTTATTGATGATTACAGCAGTCAAAGTCTGTACTTCTCATTCAATGTATATAATATGTTGCCAGAAAATCTTCAGCAATACTGGCTGCCTTGGCTTCAGATTACTGTTGGTTATGCAGCTAGAAATTTATGCAATCCTACTGACCCCAACTCAAACTGCGACTATAGTTATTCAACAAGATACAGTGATCTTGTTGCAGGAAGCCCAAGATTTATAATTGGTTTGGATTATGATTTGGTAAAGTTGCTTCCTGATGGAATACCTCTTTGGAACTGGATTCGCCAGTCACTGAATTATATTAAATTCCCCGCACCTGCAATTGAAATCAGTGAGCGGGGAACAAGATTTATGCTGATGTATCCATTTTTAGCATTATAG
- a CDS encoding DUF4115 domain-containing protein — translation MNDIGEKIKSARINAKLSVKELSDKTKVRQYVIESIESGDHSVMPDVYIKSFIKTLCNYLKVEYDNVMVTPKSSKPKKKKFDDEKIESEIPKPKAVIPIVDDKLNLKTNITQTFSTNFNDLFKKKNLNKERRYMILNSMIYVVLFLAIVTAIYFGFSSINKSSSRIENSDVLGGTDTVSIESESNSLFSFFEKPDSLKLTAKAHDTIWIRVLSDGKSINESLLKPGMEESWSALEFFIVDLGNVGGATIFRNDEKLPLFGRSGTVVKNIKITATEVLNIYAPKNDSARAARRKIENDQKSEPRMIEQSTIQTTPQFPLPKRDTLKF, via the coding sequence ATGAATGATATAGGCGAAAAAATCAAGAGTGCACGCATTAATGCTAAGTTGTCGGTTAAAGAATTAAGCGACAAAACGAAAGTGCGTCAATATGTAATTGAATCCATCGAAAGTGGTGACCATTCCGTTATGCCTGATGTTTATATCAAATCATTTATAAAAACGCTTTGTAATTATTTAAAAGTTGAATATGATAATGTCATGGTTACACCCAAATCAAGCAAACCAAAAAAGAAAAAATTTGACGATGAAAAAATTGAATCTGAAATTCCAAAACCGAAGGCAGTTATTCCTATAGTTGATGATAAGCTGAATTTGAAAACAAATATTACGCAGACTTTTTCAACCAACTTCAATGATTTATTCAAAAAGAAAAACCTGAATAAAGAGCGAAGATACATGATCTTAAACAGCATGATTTATGTTGTACTTTTCTTAGCAATTGTAACAGCAATTTATTTCGGTTTCAGTTCAATCAATAAATCATCTTCAAGAATTGAGAACTCTGATGTTCTGGGTGGAACAGACACTGTATCAATAGAAAGTGAATCTAACAGTCTGTTTTCATTTTTCGAAAAACCTGATTCATTGAAATTAACCGCCAAAGCTCACGATACAATCTGGATAAGAGTTCTTTCAGATGGCAAATCAATCAATGAATCACTGCTTAAACCGGGTATGGAAGAATCATGGTCAGCCCTTGAATTTTTCATAGTTGATTTAGGAAATGTAGGCGGTGCTACAATATTTAGAAATGATGAAAAGCTGCCACTTTTTGGAAGGTCAGGAACAGTAGTGAAAAATATAAAAATCACAGCAACTGAGGTCTTGAATATTTATGCACCAAAAAATGATAGTGCCAGAGCAGCAAGAAGGAAAATCGAAAATGACCAAAAATCTGAACCCAGGATGATTGAGCAATCTACCATTCAAACAACACCACAATTTCCGCTCCCCAAAAGAGATACCTTGAAATTTTAA
- a CDS encoding KpsF/GutQ family sugar-phosphate isomerase has protein sequence MNISEIIDYGRNALQDEIVAIQNASNRLDDGFANAAVMLANANKIVISGVGKSGLIARKIAATFSSIGISAIFLHPVEALHGDIGVVQDRDVSILISKSGTTDELVKLLPYLKMRNSRIISITGNLNSALARYSDIALDGSVEKEACPFNLAPTASTTLALAIGDALAVAVMKINGVSLNDFSRLHPLGQIGRNVSVKVCDIMHIDKALPVCSQGASFRDAVIEISRKDLGCVCVTNDNLLLLGIITDGDVRRILQNSEDMRGIMVNDVMTKSPVTINSDAYLHEALAIMENRESEISVLPVVNEDNILIGVIRLHDIVQSGS, from the coding sequence ATGAATATTTCTGAAATTATAGATTACGGAAGAAATGCCCTTCAAGATGAGATTGTAGCAATTCAAAATGCTTCAAACAGACTTGATGACGGTTTTGCTAATGCTGCAGTAATGCTTGCAAATGCAAATAAAATTGTAATAAGTGGCGTTGGAAAATCCGGTTTGATTGCACGAAAGATTGCAGCTACTTTTTCAAGTATTGGTATTTCTGCTATATTTTTGCACCCGGTAGAAGCTCTTCACGGTGATATTGGAGTCGTTCAGGATAGAGATGTTTCTATTCTCATTTCCAAAAGCGGAACAACCGATGAGCTCGTTAAATTGTTGCCATATTTGAAAATGAGAAATTCTCGTATTATTTCTATAACCGGAAACTTAAATTCAGCATTGGCAAGGTATTCTGATATTGCTCTTGACGGTTCGGTGGAAAAGGAGGCATGCCCTTTTAATCTTGCACCTACTGCTAGTACGACTCTTGCTTTAGCTATTGGTGATGCCTTAGCTGTTGCTGTAATGAAAATTAATGGAGTTAGTCTTAACGACTTTTCAAGATTGCATCCTTTGGGACAAATAGGCAGAAATGTTAGCGTTAAAGTATGCGATATAATGCACATAGATAAAGCATTACCTGTATGTTCTCAGGGAGCATCTTTCAGAGATGCTGTTATTGAAATTTCAAGAAAAGATTTAGGTTGCGTTTGTGTAACAAACGATAATTTGTTATTGCTCGGAATTATTACTGATGGAGATGTCAGGCGTATTTTACAAAATTCGGAAGATATGAGAGGCATTATGGTAAATGATGTTATGACAAAATCTCCTGTTACTATTAATTCGGATGCATATCTACATGAGGCGCTTGCAATTATGGAGAATCGCGAAAGTGAAATAAGTGTTTTGCCTGTGGTAAATGAAGATAATATTTTGATTGGTGTAATTCGATTACACGATATTGTGCAGTCAGGTTCTTAA
- a CDS encoding histidine triad nucleotide-binding protein gives MADSIFTKIINREIPAEIVYEDDDVIAFNDISPKAPVHVLVVPKKHIITLNDADETDAALLGKVILTASKIAKEKGIADRGYRIVVNCNQEGGQSVYHIHFHLIGGKQLGWSPD, from the coding sequence ATGGCTGATTCAATATTTACAAAAATAATAAATCGTGAAATTCCGGCTGAAATAGTTTATGAAGATGATGATGTTATCGCCTTCAATGACATATCCCCTAAAGCACCTGTTCATGTGCTTGTAGTACCAAAAAAGCATATCATAACTTTAAATGATGCTGATGAAACCGATGCTGCATTGCTTGGTAAAGTTATTCTTACAGCTTCAAAAATTGCTAAAGAAAAAGGTATTGCCGACCGTGGCTACAGAATTGTTGTGAACTGCAATCAGGAAGGCGGACAGTCAGTTTATCATATACACTTTCATTTGATTGGCGGCAAACAACTTGGTTGGTCTCCTGATTAA
- a CDS encoding T9SS type A sorting domain-containing protein, whose amino-acid sequence MKNLLLLIALSFGLVVSTSFGKDKEPTEDELLRKSQLSEPAIFNSGSTSFPRNFTPTSAWASPQNAAVSTGYYWIDDRETLDPILFPDMRPSPSKIDTGYQPELWRKIVAGPRVLTKTYWENNRQEGWAFFRQPADGDSEGSFWDNPIDSTDEAIAGPIPLGIQGGFYFNGIRYDSFYVSTNGLIALTNRRYFYDANGQRVIPTGAESAYDPMSMDWFAGGFRGRDTLWLRNWLNTQDSINPNTQQRIVVRDENGNVLFKNGLTDPIPDNFGYQFSVLGASPVSIGFDRTVPTNGIRARGGDMITGIDQNSKTAMIAPFWGDMMLSQYNPTTKNRQEHGKVWYKRTASRDSLIVAIYNIQPKGNLVAALNAGAPIMATVPADARPGDPTYATADAHVVLSAVDSSITIHYTRITDSVEYLDPSTAIYVKGAARELFRYNTTAGVRGFARHVNFGKGGITNNDPWAGEYIQATTYWDRYRSDTLNPEVMYPTTMSAVKFKQWKNTLRVQSLNYRVRSRVPSYPQPSAYVLDVPVAEMDDYELLAGHDRLGQIQPFAIVQNLSNEIQGPDGVNFMPQDHSFRVRFLVRNTVTNRAIYNRVVPVNANCLSLPEAQSADCNGDQTIRVRLVRGTQILTDNDFRNLGFQGVPAYYGAQVQFPPFEPNQFVDEHIGKMRAMAIAEPVYPANNASYEDHWPFDDTVKTTMFVMRRFYDQNPDARFRVFDDDASEWFIDMETGKYMPSVWKWVNINAEVVAGDQVSKYPTPPRGPAVAKNYDLGVIQNPVALESPTIRMNRLQLDGTEPLLRYQDNRSPRRGGDEIRSFPIDLRGKQGAVLTLSIQRTAHRDNWVRGYNDRLLVGPEPRVVQQGNVLNPYIFGNSVSQTPDELVVEFARPSDDEINGITNIPLANWRHHPQRRGVTAGAITNMAALTLYGAGGYLIGFLEKNDKDSALALPGTVSSGQINSLRANLYDDGIDVEYKKFAIPIPDTFIVWRNNGAKHFRFRVKVYAIDSRKCATCIRDDADDFFVDNVRLLYRSEITDLEITSVKVNWPYTLAPASQTTFMPLTVTISNNTDLNAANFAVKLKIFRVDENGNFLDDAPIYCRTQTVSNLTPSGTLDLTMPAWNARKSQTDTIAHYRLVANLIGSEPDLIPKNDTTWSDFTLRFSDQFAYDPPVEKVTNDVDDFITPAGKGLNFLVPVITVPNPIPGLPPIPRDSPRAGSGNLNSTTISNFDFISDAVGAVGGSGSGSIAVRFKLLNSDTLKGFRIYWAGLNKAANQVTIKVHEGNELLPSQNRIIESLTTRRGGPNFANIYDQYVDYPFNEPLILARGVYWISVAQDGESGYEVGVSKARSAMRTTNVYQDPVAPNWWGEQGIALNLDKNFRTMVDGNLVNDNVFAFQNVINIGNWIPFTPAMGNPAFAHMTHHGFRGFDNTTFTLTRGTWIPHVRPIFGYKSFGESADEFQWCDPSDIIPVELYVFTGGVRTSGIDLYWETASEINNYGFFVERRIAGKNEEFKQIGFVSGVGNATTISRYNFLDKDVTPKTTYEYRLRQMDRDGSQECFTSNIVTLTFDRIGEMTLEPNSPNPFTNLTMINFNLPEGQNVKLEVIDMFGNVVRILENGFLGAKNYSYSFDGQDAMGNQLPTGTYIYRLSAEKEILSGKMSIVR is encoded by the coding sequence ATGAAGAATCTCTTACTGCTTATAGCTTTGAGTTTCGGCTTGGTTGTCAGCACCTCATTTGGTAAAGACAAAGAACCAACCGAGGACGAGCTATTAAGAAAAAGTCAGTTGTCAGAGCCGGCAATATTCAATTCCGGTTCTACAAGCTTCCCGAGAAACTTCACTCCAACTTCAGCTTGGGCTTCTCCGCAAAATGCGGCAGTATCAACAGGCTATTATTGGATTGATGACAGGGAAACGTTAGACCCAATTCTTTTTCCTGATATGAGACCTTCTCCATCAAAGATTGATACCGGATATCAACCTGAATTGTGGAGAAAAATCGTTGCAGGACCTAGAGTTTTAACTAAAACTTATTGGGAAAATAACCGTCAGGAAGGATGGGCGTTCTTCCGTCAGCCCGCTGATGGCGATTCAGAAGGTTCATTTTGGGACAATCCTATTGACTCAACTGACGAGGCTATTGCCGGTCCTATTCCCCTGGGTATTCAGGGAGGATTTTATTTCAATGGTATCAGGTATGACTCGTTCTATGTTTCAACCAACGGTCTTATAGCATTGACTAACAGAAGATATTTTTATGATGCTAATGGACAAAGAGTAATTCCAACCGGTGCTGAAAGTGCTTATGATCCAATGTCAATGGATTGGTTTGCAGGTGGTTTCCGTGGAAGAGATACTCTATGGTTACGTAACTGGCTTAATACTCAAGACTCAATTAATCCAAATACTCAACAAAGAATTGTTGTTCGCGATGAAAATGGTAACGTGCTTTTCAAAAATGGTTTGACTGACCCAATTCCTGATAATTTTGGATATCAGTTTTCAGTTTTAGGTGCAAGTCCTGTTTCAATAGGTTTTGACCGTACAGTCCCTACTAATGGTATACGTGCTCGTGGTGGTGATATGATAACAGGTATTGACCAAAATAGCAAAACAGCAATGATTGCTCCATTTTGGGGCGATATGATGCTTTCCCAATATAACCCTACTACTAAAAATCGTCAGGAACACGGTAAAGTATGGTATAAGAGAACTGCATCACGCGACTCATTAATAGTTGCTATATATAATATTCAACCAAAAGGTAATCTTGTAGCAGCTTTAAATGCAGGTGCACCTATTATGGCGACTGTTCCTGCTGATGCAAGACCGGGTGACCCAACTTATGCAACTGCGGATGCTCACGTTGTTCTTTCTGCTGTTGACTCAAGTATAACAATTCATTATACTAGGATAACTGACAGCGTTGAATATCTTGATCCATCAACTGCTATTTATGTTAAAGGTGCAGCTCGTGAATTATTCCGTTATAACACTACTGCCGGTGTGAGAGGTTTTGCTCGTCACGTGAATTTTGGCAAAGGTGGAATTACAAATAATGACCCATGGGCTGGTGAATATATTCAGGCTACTACTTACTGGGACAGATACCGCTCGGATACTTTGAATCCTGAAGTTATGTATCCTACTACTATGTCAGCCGTTAAATTCAAACAATGGAAGAATACTCTTCGTGTACAATCTTTGAATTACCGTGTAAGAAGCAGAGTTCCAAGTTATCCGCAGCCATCTGCTTACGTGTTAGATGTACCTGTGGCTGAAATGGATGACTATGAGCTTCTCGCTGGCCATGACAGACTTGGTCAAATTCAACCATTTGCTATTGTTCAAAATTTATCAAATGAAATTCAAGGACCTGATGGTGTTAATTTTATGCCTCAGGATCATTCATTCAGAGTAAGATTTTTAGTGAGAAACACAGTAACAAACAGAGCGATTTATAATCGTGTTGTTCCTGTGAATGCTAATTGCTTAAGTCTGCCTGAAGCTCAGTCAGCTGATTGTAATGGTGACCAGACTATTAGAGTAAGACTTGTAAGAGGTACACAGATTCTTACTGATAATGATTTCCGCAACTTAGGTTTCCAAGGTGTTCCTGCTTATTATGGAGCACAAGTGCAATTCCCACCATTCGAACCAAACCAGTTTGTTGATGAACATATTGGCAAGATGAGAGCTATGGCAATTGCTGAGCCTGTTTATCCTGCAAACAATGCTTCTTATGAAGACCACTGGCCATTTGATGATACTGTCAAAACAACTATGTTCGTTATGAGAAGATTTTATGACCAAAATCCTGATGCTCGTTTCAGAGTATTTGATGATGATGCGTCGGAATGGTTCATTGATATGGAAACTGGCAAATATATGCCTTCAGTTTGGAAATGGGTGAATATCAACGCTGAAGTAGTTGCCGGAGATCAGGTTTCTAAATATCCTACTCCTCCAAGAGGACCTGCTGTAGCTAAGAATTATGATTTAGGTGTTATTCAGAATCCAGTAGCTTTGGAATCACCAACAATTAGAATGAATCGTCTTCAACTTGATGGTACTGAACCACTTCTGAGATATCAGGATAACAGATCGCCAAGAAGAGGTGGAGATGAAATTCGTTCATTCCCTATTGACCTTCGCGGCAAACAGGGTGCTGTACTTACATTATCTATTCAGAGAACAGCTCACAGAGATAATTGGGTAAGAGGTTACAATGACAGATTGCTCGTTGGACCCGAACCAAGAGTTGTTCAGCAAGGCAATGTTCTTAATCCTTATATCTTTGGTAATAGTGTGAGCCAAACTCCAGACGAATTAGTCGTCGAGTTTGCACGTCCTTCTGATGATGAAATCAATGGAATTACTAATATTCCTCTTGCAAACTGGAGACATCATCCACAAAGGCGTGGAGTTACAGCAGGTGCTATTACAAATATGGCTGCTTTGACGCTTTATGGTGCAGGCGGTTATTTAATTGGATTCCTCGAAAAAAATGATAAAGACTCTGCTTTAGCACTTCCGGGTACGGTTTCTAGCGGTCAGATTAACTCTTTAAGAGCTAATTTGTATGATGATGGTATTGATGTTGAATACAAGAAATTTGCTATTCCTATTCCTGATACTTTCATTGTCTGGAGAAATAATGGTGCTAAACATTTTAGATTCAGAGTAAAAGTTTATGCAATTGACAGTAGAAAATGCGCTACTTGTATCAGAGATGATGCCGATGATTTCTTTGTTGATAATGTAAGACTTCTTTACCGTTCTGAAATTACTGACCTCGAAATTACATCAGTTAAAGTGAACTGGCCCTATACTTTAGCTCCGGCTTCACAGACAACATTTATGCCGCTTACAGTTACAATTTCTAACAATACAGATCTTAATGCAGCCAATTTTGCAGTTAAACTGAAGATATTCAGAGTTGATGAAAATGGTAACTTCCTTGATGATGCTCCTATATATTGTCGTACTCAGACTGTATCAAATCTTACTCCAAGCGGAACTTTAGATCTTACTATGCCTGCTTGGAATGCTCGTAAGAGCCAGACAGATACAATCGCTCATTACAGACTTGTAGCAAACCTTATTGGTTCAGAGCCTGATTTGATTCCTAAGAATGACACTACATGGTCTGATTTCACTTTAAGATTTAGTGATCAGTTTGCTTATGACCCACCGGTAGAAAAAGTAACTAATGATGTTGATGATTTTATCACGCCCGCCGGTAAAGGTCTTAATTTCCTTGTTCCGGTCATTACTGTACCTAATCCAATCCCCGGTTTACCTCCAATTCCGAGAGACTCACCGAGAGCAGGTAGTGGCAATTTAAATTCTACAACCATTTCTAATTTTGACTTTATAAGTGATGCAGTTGGTGCGGTTGGTGGTTCGGGTTCAGGTTCTATTGCTGTTAGATTTAAGCTCCTTAATTCAGATACTTTGAAAGGTTTCAGAATTTACTGGGCTGGTTTGAACAAAGCAGCTAATCAGGTTACTATCAAAGTTCACGAAGGAAATGAATTATTACCAAGTCAAAACCGCATAATTGAATCACTTACAACACGTCGTGGTGGTCCAAACTTTGCAAATATTTACGACCAATATGTAGATTATCCTTTCAATGAACCATTAATACTTGCAAGAGGCGTTTACTGGATATCAGTAGCTCAGGATGGTGAATCAGGATATGAAGTTGGCGTGTCAAAAGCAAGATCAGCTATGCGTACTACGAATGTTTACCAAGATCCTGTAGCTCCTAACTGGTGGGGTGAACAAGGTATTGCTCTTAATCTTGATAAAAACTTCAGAACTATGGTTGATGGCAATTTAGTTAATGATAATGTGTTTGCATTCCAAAATGTAATTAATATCGGCAACTGGATTCCATTCACTCCTGCGATGGGTAATCCTGCATTTGCGCACATGACTCATCATGGTTTCCGTGGATTTGACAATACTACATTTACTTTGACACGTGGTACCTGGATTCCTCACGTAAGACCGATTTTTGGCTATAAGTCATTCGGCGAAAGTGCTGACGAATTCCAGTGGTGTGACCCTTCAGATATAATACCTGTTGAATTATATGTCTTTACTGGTGGTGTTCGCACATCCGGTATTGATTTATACTGGGAAACCGCATCTGAGATTAATAACTACGGCTTCTTTGTTGAAAGAAGGATTGCAGGCAAAAATGAAGAATTCAAGCAAATTGGATTTGTTTCAGGTGTTGGCAATGCTACAACTATTAGCCGTTATAACTTCCTCGATAAAGATGTTACCCCGAAAACAACTTATGAATACCGCCTCCGTCAAATGGACAGAGATGGCAGTCAGGAGTGTTTCACATCTAACATAGTTACTTTAACTTTCGACAGAATTGGTGAAATGACTTTAGAGCCTAATTCACCTAATCCGTTTACTAATCTTACAATGATTAATTTCAACTTACCGGAAGGTCAGAATGTAAAATTAGAAGTGATTGATATGTTCGGTAACGTTGTAAGAATACTCGAAAATGGTTTCTTGGGTGCTAAGAATTATTCATATTCATTCGATGGTCAGGATGCTATGGGTAATCAGCTTCCTACAGGAACTTACATTTACAGACTTTCTGCAGAAAAAGAAATTCTTTCCGGCAAGATGTCTATCGTAAGATAA